A window of Nitratireductor kimnyeongensis genomic DNA:
GCGTGCAGCGAGATGGTCGTAGAGAAAGAGACCGAGCCTGACCAGCCAGGCAGGTCTGCTGCCCGGCACGACCGGCATGACAAAGCGAAGCGGCCATGTGATATGGCCCGCCTTTTTCAGAAGGCGTTCACGTTCAGAGAGCGACTCACGAACAAGCCGGAAATCGTAGTATTCCAGATAACGCAGTCCACCATGAATGAGTTTGGTGGAGCGTGAAGACGTGCCGCTGGCAAAGTCGTCACTTTCCAGAAGCGCCACCTTGAGCCCGCGGCCTGCAGCATCGGCCGCCACACCGGCACCATTGATGCCGCCGCCGATTACCAGCAGATCATAGCAGTCGTTATCGCCTCTAATCTGAGACACCGTCTCCTCCCCAACTCCAAGAAAAATCCGCATTCCCTCCCGGTGTGGCCGACTTGTTAAGGTCGCCGCAATCCGAGCTTGCCGGGGTTGAGGATATTGTTCGGATCAAGCGCGTCCTTGACGCGCTGAAGAACAGCGGCCCCGCTTTTAAGAGCGCGCTGCACATAAGGGCCGCGTGCCAGGCCTGCGCCGTGATGATGTGAAATCGATGCACCGGTCTGCAGACTGGCTTCCATGGCGATTTCCCAGATCCGCCTGATCCGCTCCTCAGCGGCGGAACCGTCTTCTGCTTCGCCAAGAAGGATCACGTACAGCGATACCCCTGTCGTGTAGACATGACTGAAATGCCCCAGCACCTCGTCGGCCATGGGTTCCAACTGTTCTGTCAGGAGCTTGTAGGTATCCATGATCCGCTCCCAGTTGTTCGAAATCTCAATGGTTTCAGCCACACCCTCGGGTCGCGTTACAAAGCTTTCGATGGTCGAAAAATCGAACCTGCGGTGCGTCCAGGCCTCCGATCCTTGCGGCCCCAACAGCTCGCCTGAGAACTTTGTACAGATCGTGCGGAGCGCTTCCATCTCCGCCCGTGCCGGGCCTTCCATCCCTTCGGTTCCCAGAAACATCACGGGAGACGGGAAGGACTTATCCTGCATTGCGTGGCGCGCTTCGGCAGTGTCATAGAAGCGAAGCAGGGACGGTCGGAGATTAGCCGCCATGATTGCCCGCATCGCATCAACCCCGAGCTGAACCGAAGAGAACCTGACTGTCTCGAAGGTCTGGAATTCAGGAAGAGGGAAGATCTTCAGCGCGACCTCGGTGATCACGCCCATTGTGCCTTCGGAACCGATCATCAGGTGGCGCAAGTCCGGACCAACAGCCATTCTGGGCAGATCGACCGTTTGCAGAACCGACCCGTCCGCCAATACGGCGTTGAACGAATAGGCAAGATCCTCGATCCCCCCGTAACGACTGGACAATTGCCCGGTTGCGCGCGTGGCCAGCCATCCCCCGACCGTCGATCGATAAAGGGATTGGGGCGAGTGGTTGAGCGTAAATCCGAGGCCACGCAGGTGCTCTTCGAGGTCTCCTCCCATCACACCGGCCTCGACCCGGACGATCAAATTGGTCGTATCCACAGCCAGGATGCGGTTCATGCGGGAGAGATCCAAAGTGATGCCGCCATATTCGGTGAGCGGTTGACCGACAACAGACGATCCCAGCCCCCAAGGCGTGACGGGGATCCTCTTCTCGTTGGCCCAGCGAAGAATGGCTTTGACCTCGTCTTCGTCGGCCGGGTAGACGACGGCGTCAGGTCGGCAGGGAGACTTACCGTTCTGCCGCCATTTTGCGGCAACTGGCCACCAGTCGAAGCTGTGTTCTGTGAGCCCGGCTTCTGTAACATCCACCTGAGAGGCAGTACCAACAAGCTTCCTCAGTTCTG
This region includes:
- a CDS encoding FAD-binding oxidoreductase — encoded protein: MSVLDNAAFDLLAELRKLVGTASQVDVTEAGLTEHSFDWWPVAAKWRQNGKSPCRPDAVVYPADEDEVKAILRWANEKRIPVTPWGLGSSVVGQPLTEYGGITLDLSRMNRILAVDTTNLIVRVEAGVMGGDLEEHLRGLGFTLNHSPQSLYRSTVGGWLATRATGQLSSRYGGIEDLAYSFNAVLADGSVLQTVDLPRMAVGPDLRHLMIGSEGTMGVITEVALKIFPLPEFQTFETVRFSSVQLGVDAMRAIMAANLRPSLLRFYDTAEARHAMQDKSFPSPVMFLGTEGMEGPARAEMEALRTICTKFSGELLGPQGSEAWTHRRFDFSTIESFVTRPEGVAETIEISNNWERIMDTYKLLTEQLEPMADEVLGHFSHVYTTGVSLYVILLGEAEDGSAAEERIRRIWEIAMEASLQTGASISHHHGAGLARGPYVQRALKSGAAVLQRVKDALDPNNILNPGKLGLRRP